TCTACGTGCATGACATCGGCGTCTACACGCATGGCGTCGAGAAGACCAAGTTGCACTTTCGCCAGTTGATGGATAGTGGGCTCAAGGCACTCGAGGAGCTTAAGGGGGCCGGCACCATTTCCGCCTATGGGCTCGGCGTCAACGAGGTCCAAATCTGCCTCGACGTGATGCGCCGGGCGCCGCTCGACTGCATCCTGCTCGCCAGCCGTTACTCCTTGCTCGACCGCAGCGCGGAAGCCGAACTGCTGCCGCTGTGCCGGGCGCAGCAGACGTCGCTGGTCATAGGCGGTGTCTTCAATTCCGGCATATTGGCGACCGGACCAGTGCAAGGCGCGCATTTCGACTACCAGCCCGCCAGCCGGGACGTGCTCGACCGGGTCGACGCCATGGAGGAAATCGCCGACGAGGGCGGTTATCCGCTGACCGCTGCCGCGTTCCAGTTTCCCCTGCACGAGCCAGCGGTCGCAACCGTGCTGACCGGCACCGCCAAGCTGGCGAACCTGACACGCAACCTCGAACTGCTCGATATCGACGTGCCGGAGACGGAATACGCCAAATATCGTCCCTACACGGTGGTACAGAGACTGGCGTGAGCGGCCACCCCGACAGACCGGAGGGAGGTTTCACTGCACAAATCCGTCAGCCACAAATAAGAATGAACATTCCATATTGACTAAGATATGGAATTAACGTTCCATACATCGACGGAGCGGAACGGGAGCGTTTTGATAGTGCCAAGGAGCGCGGCGTGTGAATATGTCAGTGCCTGCCATGGGAACGAGGCGTGAAACACCGCTTGCGTCGGTCGGATCGATGCATTATCAAAACAGGGCAATTGTTTTTTATTGATAAAGTTCCGTTTGGGCCGCGCCTATCCAAACAGAACTTCCGTGACGTTTCACCGGGCGACTAGGGAGGAATACCTATGAACTTCGTGACCAGCATTCTCAATCGCCGCGCTGTGGTGGCGCTCGCAGCCGTCTCCATGCTCGCCGGCGTGATGCACTCGGCTCCGGCTTCGGCGGCTGACGTGACCATTCCGATCATCGTCAAGGACACCACGTCCTTCTACTGGCAGATCGTTCTGGCCGGTGCCCGCAAGGCCGGCAAGGATCTCGGCGTCAACGTGCCGGAACTCGGCGCCCAGGCCGAAACCGACGTCAACGGCCAGATCTCCATCCTTGAGAATGCCGTCGCCGGCAACCCGGCCGCCGTCGTCATCGCGCCGACGGAAGCCAAGGCGCTAGGCAAGCCGATCGACGAAGCCGCCGCCAAGGTCAAGATCATCGGCATCGACTCAAGCGCCGATTCCAAGGCCTTCACTTCCTTCCTCACCACCGACAATGTGCAGGGCGGCCGCGTCGCGGCGGACGGTCTTGCAGCGGCCATCGGCGCCGCCAATGGCGGCAAGGTCGAAGGCAAGGTTGCCCTGATCACCGCGCTCCCCGGGGCCGGCTCGCTCGAGCAGCGCGCCCAGGGCTTCAAGGAAGAGCTCAAGGCCAAGTATCCCGGCCTTGATCTGATCGCTGACAAATATGCCGACGGCCAGGCCACCACCGGCCTCAACATCGCGACCGACCTGATCACCGCCAATCCGGACCTGAAGGGCATCTTCGCGTCCAACCTGATCATGGCGCAGGGCGTCGGCCAGGCGGTCGCCGAGAACAAGCTTGCCGGCAAGGTCGCGCTGATCGGTTTCGACAGCGACGAGAAGCTGATCAAGTTCCTGAATGACGGCGTCATTTCCGGCCTCGTCGTCCAGGATCCTTACCGGATGGGCTATGACGGCATCAAGACCGCGCTTGCCGCGTCCAAGGGCGAGAAGGTCGAGGCCAATGTCGACACCGGCGCCAATCTGGTCACCAAGGCCAACATGAAGGAACCCAAGATCGACGCGCTGCTCAATCCGAAGCTCAACTGAGCATCAGCACGGAAACATGGTTTCCGGGGCCCCGGCCCCGGAAACCAACGTATATCGCTTGGAAATCCGCCGCCTTGAGCTAGGCTGCTCCGGCGAGAGTTCCAAAGCCTCGCAGCGCGCCAAATCGTGAGGCCAATCTGGGAGGCCAGTCTGGGAGGACTGTCATGACATCGACCGCGCAAGACCTGCACCCTGCCCCCGTGCTGGAGCCCGGCAGGCCGATCCTGGAACTGCGCGGCCTCGAGAAGAAATATCCGGGCACCCACGCGCTGAAGCCGGTCAACCTCGCCTTAAAGTCGGGCGAGATCCACGCCATCGTCGGCGAGAATGGTGCCGGCAAATCCACCTTGATCAAGCTGCTAACCGGCGTCATGCCGCGCACCTCCGGCGAGGTGATCTGGGAAGGCAAGCCGGCAGCGCTCGCGACCCCGCACGAGGCGATGGAGCTGGGCATCAACGCCGTCCACCAGGAGGTCGTGCTCTGCCGTCACCTGACCGTCGCCGCCAATATGTTCCTCGGCGAGGAGAATTCGCGCTTCGG
The genomic region above belongs to Mesorhizobium sp. B4-1-4 and contains:
- a CDS encoding aldo/keto reductase; translation: MEKRRIGRTPLEVTEVSFGGAAIGGLYRACSREAAMETLQGAWDAGLRYFDTAPFYGFGLSERRFGDFLRYKPRDSYVLSTKVGRLFRPVPEDQVPDHSYVDPLPFALDYDYSYDGIMRSVDFSYARLGLNRIDILYVHDIGVYTHGVEKTKLHFRQLMDSGLKALEELKGAGTISAYGLGVNEVQICLDVMRRAPLDCILLASRYSLLDRSAEAELLPLCRAQQTSLVIGGVFNSGILATGPVQGAHFDYQPASRDVLDRVDAMEEIADEGGYPLTAAAFQFPLHEPAVATVLTGTAKLANLTRNLELLDIDVPETEYAKYRPYTVVQRLA
- a CDS encoding ABC transporter substrate-binding protein, with protein sequence MNFVTSILNRRAVVALAAVSMLAGVMHSAPASAADVTIPIIVKDTTSFYWQIVLAGARKAGKDLGVNVPELGAQAETDVNGQISILENAVAGNPAAVVIAPTEAKALGKPIDEAAAKVKIIGIDSSADSKAFTSFLTTDNVQGGRVAADGLAAAIGAANGGKVEGKVALITALPGAGSLEQRAQGFKEELKAKYPGLDLIADKYADGQATTGLNIATDLITANPDLKGIFASNLIMAQGVGQAVAENKLAGKVALIGFDSDEKLIKFLNDGVISGLVVQDPYRMGYDGIKTALAASKGEKVEANVDTGANLVTKANMKEPKIDALLNPKLN